One genomic window of Gallaecimonas sp. GXIMD4217 includes the following:
- the ppnN gene encoding nucleotide 5'-monophosphate nucleosidase PpnN, translated as MIVQISPTGSMNLLSQLEVDSLKQTSQSNIYQLFRNCCLAVLNSGSHTDSSKEILERYKSFDVNVLRRERGVKLELINPPEDAFVDGEIIRGIQEHLFSVLRDIVYLASRLEYAQDFNLTDSSHISNLVFAVLRNAGVLQPRTEPNMVVCWGGHSIGDDEYWYSREVGHQLGLRSLNIVTGCGPGAMEGPMKGATIGHAKQRVGPGRYVGLTEPSIIAAEPPNPIVNELVILPDIEKRLEAFVRLAHGIIIFPGGVGTAEELLYLLGIMMHPENHKQALPVILTGPRSAASYFRRLDEFVAATLGPEAQNLYQIIIDDPELVARHMKAAMPDVHAYRRAMGDAYHFNWSLKIEPEFQLPFEPTHDNMAALSLHPHQTKVELASNLRRVFSGIVAGNVKEAGIRAVERSGPFRLDGDKTLMKQMDSLLKGFVQDGRMKLPGTAYHPCYQLVSA; from the coding sequence ATGATAGTGCAGATCAGCCCCACCGGCAGCATGAACCTGCTGTCGCAACTGGAGGTCGACAGCCTCAAGCAGACCTCCCAGTCCAACATCTACCAGTTGTTCCGCAACTGCTGCCTGGCGGTGCTCAACTCCGGCAGCCACACCGACAGCTCCAAGGAGATCCTGGAGCGCTACAAGAGCTTCGACGTCAACGTGCTGCGCCGGGAGCGGGGCGTCAAGCTGGAGCTGATCAACCCGCCGGAGGACGCCTTCGTCGACGGCGAGATCATCCGCGGCATCCAGGAACACCTGTTCTCGGTGCTCAGGGACATCGTCTACCTGGCCTCGCGGCTGGAATACGCCCAGGACTTCAACCTCACCGACTCCAGCCACATCTCCAACCTGGTGTTCGCGGTGCTGCGCAACGCCGGGGTGCTGCAGCCCAGGACCGAGCCCAACATGGTGGTGTGCTGGGGCGGCCACTCCATCGGCGACGACGAATACTGGTACAGCCGCGAGGTCGGCCACCAGCTGGGCCTGCGCAGCCTCAACATCGTCACCGGCTGTGGCCCGGGCGCCATGGAGGGCCCCATGAAGGGCGCCACCATAGGCCACGCCAAGCAGCGGGTCGGCCCGGGCCGCTATGTGGGCCTGACCGAGCCCTCCATCATCGCCGCCGAGCCCCCCAACCCCATCGTCAACGAGCTGGTGATCCTGCCGGACATCGAAAAGCGCCTGGAGGCCTTCGTGCGCCTGGCCCACGGCATCATCATCTTCCCCGGCGGGGTCGGCACCGCCGAGGAGCTGCTGTACCTGCTCGGCATCATGATGCACCCGGAGAACCACAAGCAGGCCCTGCCGGTGATCCTCACCGGCCCCAGGAGCGCCGCCTCCTATTTCCGCCGCCTGGATGAATTCGTGGCCGCCACCCTGGGCCCGGAGGCCCAGAACCTCTACCAGATCATCATCGACGATCCCGAGCTGGTGGCCCGCCACATGAAGGCGGCCATGCCCGACGTGCACGCCTACCGCCGCGCCATGGGCGACGCCTACCACTTCAACTGGTCGCTGAAGATAGAGCCGGAATTCCAGCTGCCCTTCGAGCCGACCCACGACAACATGGCGGCCCTGTCCCTGCACCCGCACCAGACCAAGGTGGAGCTGGCCAGCAACCTGCGCCGGGTCTTCTCCGGCATCGTCGCCGGCAACGTCAAGGAGGCGGGGATCCGCGCCGTGGAGCGCTCAGGCCCCTTCCGCCTCGACGGCGACAAGACGCTGATGAAGCAGATGGACAGCCTGCTCAAGGGCTTCGTCCAGGATGGCCGCATGAAGCTGCCCGGTACCGCCTACCACCCCTGCTACCAGCTGGTGTCCGCCTGA
- a CDS encoding diguanylate cyclase, giving the protein MSDPIDLEGKLRERLAATLKQTELLKQRQDQSHQMLLALLKHLDHACRGIDQELDDSLQRLRQLLASPQVLTERHAQLQQLSGRLAGLEDRGEQAYQQCHRLISDALRQLQRNNHLPGDLRREVRSLLMDMDMPRLSLYRLLPLLKETLSLQLRLLSLRQRNTGAVGSFSSDDNRSTVDKLMELISRLNLGGADHELQDIRRRLLAPLDQHELQALSLDFLDSLVKIIEAERSASREFLSNLTQALGKVHDKSLKVLASHQADGKAQDRLNQALSDKLGALMAALESGGDTRQLQQDMSRHLGEFAELFTEKTALEASQRQALDDQLERLHNKISQLETESQAYINKLSQQRTLSLRDSLTQIPNRAAFEERLSIEYKRYQRFGHALWIAIIDIDHFKRINDTFGHTAGDKTLRVVANAIRRTLRDTDFVARFGGEEFVLLLPETRDDVVLRPLEKLQEAIRSIPFKFRDQDVRITISIGAAKLQGAERPMECFERADQALYEAKHAGRDKVVVAR; this is encoded by the coding sequence ATGAGCGACCCCATTGATTTGGAAGGAAAACTGAGGGAAAGGTTGGCTGCGACCCTGAAACAGACGGAGCTGCTCAAGCAACGCCAGGACCAGAGCCACCAGATGCTGCTGGCGCTGCTCAAGCACCTGGACCACGCCTGCCGGGGTATCGACCAGGAGCTGGATGACAGCCTGCAGCGCCTGCGCCAGCTGCTGGCGTCTCCCCAAGTGCTGACCGAACGCCATGCCCAGCTCCAGCAACTGTCCGGCCGCCTGGCCGGCCTGGAGGACCGTGGCGAACAGGCCTACCAGCAGTGTCACCGGCTGATCAGCGATGCCCTGCGCCAGCTGCAGCGCAACAATCACCTGCCCGGCGATCTGCGCCGGGAGGTGCGCAGCCTGCTGATGGACATGGACATGCCGCGGCTCAGCCTGTACCGGCTGCTGCCCCTGCTCAAGGAGACCCTGTCGCTGCAGTTGCGCCTCCTCAGCCTGCGCCAGCGCAACACCGGCGCCGTCGGCAGTTTCAGCAGCGACGACAACCGCAGCACGGTCGACAAGCTGATGGAGCTGATCTCCCGCCTCAACCTGGGCGGTGCCGATCACGAGCTGCAGGACATCCGCCGCCGCCTGCTGGCGCCCCTGGATCAGCATGAACTGCAGGCGCTGTCGCTGGACTTCCTCGACAGCCTGGTCAAGATCATCGAGGCGGAGCGCAGCGCCTCCAGGGAGTTCCTGTCCAACCTCACCCAGGCGCTGGGCAAGGTCCACGACAAGTCGCTCAAGGTGCTGGCCAGCCACCAGGCCGACGGCAAGGCCCAGGACCGCCTCAACCAGGCCCTGAGCGACAAGCTTGGCGCCCTGATGGCGGCACTGGAAAGCGGCGGCGACACCCGCCAGCTCCAGCAGGACATGAGCCGGCACCTTGGCGAGTTCGCCGAGCTGTTCACCGAGAAAACGGCCCTGGAAGCCAGCCAGCGCCAGGCCCTCGACGACCAGCTGGAGAGGCTGCACAACAAGATCAGCCAGCTGGAAACCGAGTCCCAGGCCTACATCAACAAGCTGTCCCAGCAACGCACCCTGAGCCTGCGTGACAGCCTGACCCAGATCCCCAACAGGGCCGCCTTCGAGGAGCGGCTGAGCATCGAATACAAGCGCTACCAGCGCTTCGGCCATGCCCTGTGGATCGCCATCATCGACATCGACCACTTCAAGCGCATCAACGACACCTTCGGCCATACCGCCGGCGACAAGACCCTGAGGGTGGTGGCCAACGCCATTCGCCGCACCCTGAGGGACACCGACTTCGTGGCCCGCTTCGGCGGCGAGGAATTCGTACTGCTGCTGCCCGAGACCCGCGACGATGTGGTGCTGCGCCCCCTGGAAAAACTCCAGGAGGCGATCCGCAGCATCCCCTTCAAGTTCCGGGACCAGGACGTGCGGATCACCATCTCCATCGGCGCCGCCAAACTACAGGGGGCCGAGCGCCCCATGGAATGCTTCGAACGGGCCGACCAGGCCCTCTACGAAGCCAAGCATGCCGGCCGTGACAAGGTCGTGGTCGCCCGCTGA
- a CDS encoding tetratricopeptide repeat protein: MKKLLLTLLLLGLSQPLWAVARHDLDQARREVSLDPEAVLAKLPSWQAQAARDPVLQFELKLLEAWALMAIHDDDQSLLDIKTQLNAREASITDPLLRADYALFIAIEEGQNHHNFDVAEPALERALAYCRPLDSIRAQSLCADAAWSAASYYLYTGDQNKARRLIDESSDLAKLASRSDILIELRLLKAVLYRQDKRLGEAVRVLDEAKALAQRHGYEEKLAEAMSRQALVYKSLGRFDEAENQLLEAVNLFQKQDNPFQLAQTFNYLGTLYDEVGQSDQALLQFLNALELEQRQQSVRQLAVARLLFNVGQSYRKLGELDRAKEYLLQAQGEFSRLNSTLYLPHVHYELALVARAQGQPDQALARIQLVQELAGKHDLVSDDLFRDALTLGQAIHEQRHQWQQALDMAKQIIAMPVQSQTKAAITYSVKPAQTTSQPQQDVSQARTLERVLFVLILALLALVIWLTGRHRRAERHELAELRQRQDLHPSSGLANMGAYFKLANNLLKELKLALDIGNLSLAAQPSQPLSAMLIRLPGLTDGYEHLGFQAFRQRSRVLAKRLRDTFADARLLAQPSRDYLLLVLPCSGPGQEEALLRRIKQELDQACHNAGLNTGRLRLGGTYLPLLPHHPRVGDAETLLDILLYALELADSANTKDDAIWLVGQNCTLPSALAAPIRQSLSEALRNGTIKAQGVSFGWLMKELDRQKDANEQDELHCH, translated from the coding sequence CCCTCCTGCTGCTCGGCCTCAGTCAGCCCCTGTGGGCCGTGGCGCGCCATGACCTGGATCAGGCACGCCGGGAGGTGTCCTTGGATCCCGAAGCCGTGCTGGCCAAGCTGCCGTCCTGGCAGGCACAAGCCGCCAGGGATCCGGTGCTTCAATTCGAGCTCAAGCTGCTGGAAGCCTGGGCGTTGATGGCCATCCACGACGACGACCAGAGCCTGCTGGACATCAAGACCCAGTTGAACGCCCGTGAAGCCAGCATCACCGATCCCCTGCTGCGGGCCGACTACGCCCTGTTCATCGCCATTGAAGAAGGCCAGAACCACCATAACTTCGATGTCGCCGAACCGGCGCTGGAGCGGGCCCTGGCCTATTGCCGTCCCCTGGACAGCATCCGCGCCCAGAGCCTGTGCGCCGACGCGGCCTGGAGCGCCGCCAGCTACTACCTCTACACGGGCGACCAGAACAAGGCCAGGCGCCTCATCGACGAAAGCAGCGATCTCGCCAAGCTGGCCTCGCGCAGCGACATCCTCATCGAACTGCGCCTGCTCAAGGCCGTCCTCTATCGCCAGGACAAACGTTTGGGCGAGGCGGTGCGGGTGCTGGACGAAGCCAAGGCCCTGGCCCAGCGCCACGGCTACGAGGAGAAACTGGCCGAAGCCATGAGCCGCCAGGCCCTGGTCTACAAGTCCCTGGGCCGTTTCGATGAGGCGGAAAACCAGCTGCTGGAAGCGGTCAACCTGTTCCAGAAACAGGACAACCCCTTCCAGCTGGCCCAGACCTTCAACTACCTGGGCACCCTTTACGACGAGGTGGGACAGAGCGATCAGGCCCTGCTGCAGTTCCTCAACGCCCTGGAGCTGGAGCAGCGGCAGCAAAGCGTCCGCCAGCTGGCCGTGGCCAGGCTGCTGTTCAACGTCGGCCAGTCCTACCGCAAGCTGGGCGAGCTGGACAGGGCCAAGGAATACCTGCTCCAGGCCCAGGGGGAATTCAGCCGCCTGAACTCCACCCTCTACCTGCCCCATGTCCATTACGAGCTGGCCTTGGTGGCCCGGGCCCAGGGCCAGCCCGATCAGGCCCTGGCCCGGATCCAGCTGGTGCAGGAGCTGGCCGGCAAGCACGATCTGGTCAGCGACGACCTGTTCCGCGACGCCCTGACCCTGGGCCAGGCCATCCACGAGCAGCGCCACCAGTGGCAGCAGGCCCTGGACATGGCCAAGCAGATCATTGCCATGCCGGTGCAGTCCCAAACCAAGGCCGCCATCACCTATTCGGTCAAGCCGGCCCAGACCACCAGCCAGCCCCAGCAGGACGTCAGCCAGGCACGCACCCTGGAGCGGGTGCTCTTTGTACTGATCCTGGCCCTGCTGGCCCTGGTCATCTGGCTGACCGGCCGCCACCGCCGGGCCGAGCGCCATGAGCTGGCCGAGCTGCGCCAGCGCCAGGATCTGCACCCCAGCTCTGGCCTGGCCAACATGGGCGCCTATTTCAAGCTGGCCAATAACCTGCTCAAGGAGCTGAAGCTGGCCCTGGACATCGGCAACCTGTCCCTGGCCGCCCAGCCCAGCCAGCCCCTGTCCGCCATGCTGATCCGCCTGCCGGGCCTCACCGACGGCTACGAGCACCTGGGCTTCCAGGCCTTCAGGCAGCGCAGCCGGGTCCTGGCCAAACGCCTGCGCGATACCTTTGCCGACGCCCGCCTGCTGGCCCAACCCTCCCGTGACTACCTGCTGCTGGTCCTGCCCTGCAGCGGCCCCGGCCAGGAAGAGGCCCTGTTGCGCCGCATCAAACAGGAGCTGGATCAGGCCTGCCATAATGCCGGCCTCAACACCGGCCGGCTGCGCCTGGGGGGTACCTACCTGCCGCTGCTGCCCCACCACCCCAGGGTGGGCGATGCCGAGACCCTGCTGGACATCCTGCTCTATGCCCTGGAGCTGGCAGACAGCGCCAACACCAAGGACGATGCCATCTGGCTGGTGGGCCAGAACTGCACCCTGCCCTCGGCCCTGGCCGCGCCCATCCGCCAGAGCCTGAGCGAGGCCCTGCGCAACGGCACCATCAAGGCCCAGGGCGTGTCCTTCGGCTGGCTCATGAAGGAGCTGGACCGGCAGAAAGATGCCAATGAACAAGATGAGTTACACTGCCACTAA